The Ipomoea triloba cultivar NCNSP0323 chromosome 13, ASM357664v1 genomic interval GGTAAATCACTCGCAAAGAAATCCTCCAATCCCTGTTAATCCACCATCTCGCTTCATTGATACTATGACGAAGCAGACCGCGTACTACTGAGTTCTCCTGGATCCATTGAATAATGTTCTTTGCATCTGATTGAACCTCCAGGTCGCGAATACCTTTCTGCCACGCCCAACTTAGACACTCGACTATTGTCCTTGGCTCGACAAGAAAGGGAGATCCGCGTAATCGGTTCTACACATAATACGTTCAACCCATTCGCCCATGTTGTTCCTCATGACACCGCCGAATCCAACCTTATTACGACCCGTTTTAACACTCCCGTCGACTTTGGGTGTGAGACGATTGGCTTAAGACGCACACCAACAAAGCCTAATGACTCTGCTTCCTCTCGCCATGGTTGTATGGGCGAAGGCACGATCAAATTCCTCCCCAGCTTCTTTTAtccaattaattttatattgcaCCATCACCTCCCATCCATTGAAGACTCTATCATAGCGCCATCTCCGCAACCACCAGACAATGATGGCAAAACGTCGTGGCCATTCCTTGCCTTCGTTGCCAGTCGATTCCCCGGTGCTGTTATTCACAATCCAATTCTTGAGGTCCATTTGCCTCCAACTCCTTCGCTTGTCTCTTAGTACAAACGCCATTCAGAGGTCTTCAGCTTCCATACAGTACCTGAGAATATGATCAGCCGACTCCATCTCCCCCGTACAGACGCCACAGCTGCCTTCCATAGTACAGTGAGGCCTCATATATATCTTTCTCTCATGTTTCCCATCACACGGTCGTGAATGGCTATCTAAAGGAAAGTCTTGATCTTGTTGGGGACCTTCAACTTCCAGAGAGTGTTCCATTCCCTTCTCTGCAGGGTTAGtatgataataatgaatattaggttcagatatttttagttatgttatatcgtAATATAAGTTTACTCTAAATATtgaatattgaaatttcacatatattatagAGTGaaatccttttttggtcctacacTTATGAGtgttggacacatttagtccagttttattaattttgccacatttGATCCAGACTTAATAAAagttggacacttttagtccaccgtccAAATTGACGTTAAACCACTGTGAAATtgaagggcattttcgtcctTTCAAATGCTATTCTTCATCAGCCCCATTTTTATGTTGATTTAAATGTGAAAACTCAAACCTTTGGGGCCACAGTTTAATTAACTCAAAAGCTTCATTTCCAATTCGCCAGCTTCTCCAAAAGAAGGAACTAGAACCCTACACCATAGTCATTCTCACTGCTCTGTTCTGTGTTAACACTCCGCCAAAGAAGGAAATAGAACCCTACACCATAGTCATTATCACTGCTCTGTTATGTGTTAACACTCTgccaaacacttttttttttaagaaagcTTAACCAGTATGACAATACAGAAACTGTTTCCTTGTCCACAGCCCAACTAATTGGACTGCACACAACAACATTATTCAGCAGAAACACAAGAACATCAATGCAACAGGGATGAACAACAAACAAGACTCCTTAAACGAaacttaaaaatgaaaaatgaaaaacaaccCTCAACACTACTGCTTTTCTTCTTTATCTTCCTGTTTCCAGCAGCTTTGAAGAACAGACTTCGGTGAACCACAACAGGTAAAAGCAGCCCCACAAAACTTCTGGTAGATAACAGAACCACAGCCAACCCCAAACTCTTCAACGCTTTTCTCCCCGAGGCAATACCCTTTAACATCGAGAGAGCAATTCTGGTCGAGCAGCTTACCAGCAACATCAGCATGAACAGCAATAGAAAACTCACTCGGTTCAAAACATCCCAACGCCCTCTCGATCATCGTTGATAGTTTCACCGCTTCCAGATCGTATCCAACAGCTTCAAAGCTCGCATAACTAAAACCGTCTTCTGGTGTCACGTGAATGGTAGAGAGCGCAGCTCCTTCGATCTGCCAAACACTTTCGCTGTGTAATTTGAGAGGTTGATTGTTCAGATCGGCAACATAATGGCGGCTATGCTTGTAACTGTGGCCCCAAATGTCGAACCCAGTACCGGCAAGAGCGGCGGCGGCGACGGTTCCTCCACATCCATCGCCACCACCCGCCGCCTTTCCTCGTCCTCCAAATCCTCCCTAAAAATCGTATCTTTCATCTTTTTCCGCCGCCTTCTAGAGATCAAACATCAGCTTCTCCCTCACTGTGATGATCCCGTTGTCGACATCGGACCCGAATTTCTGGCCTCTTTTGATCCGCGACGCTGAGCCATGGCTGCCGCTGGAGCTGAACCCTCCTCCTCCCCGACGGCTCCGACGATCCGTAGGACCTCTAGTGAACGGCAGAGATTTCCCCATTCGAATCCATCTTAGCGCATCTCAAGAACTTTTGATTCCCCCACTTCAACTCACAAGGCAGCGTGAAATTATGCAGCGACGACTTTGATCTTTCCAGCTCCATAGCCATTATCGAAATTATGCAGCGGCGACTATGTCTTTTTACGGTGAAATCAACATAAAAATGAGCTGATGAAGAATAGCATTTGAAaggacgaaaatgcccttcaATTTCACTGTGGTTTAACGTCAATTTggacggtggactaaaagtgtccaactTTTATTAAGTCTAGATTAAATAtggcaaaattaataaaaccggactaaatgtgtccaacaCACAATAAgtgtaggaccaaaaaaggatttCACTCTATATTATACttcaaaatgatatatatatagggtagggttccagtgagatcacttgcttaggtaagatcgtgagatcacatcttgtgcatctatgtaatactttttaatggtctagattgattgacacacacacttgGTTCGCACACATTTATTTAATCATCGTTCGCACAcccttcaacttggaatcttaatcaatctagaccattaaaaaattttgagatcaaatcttgtacatcaatcacagttcacacacatttaatcactgtttgcacacatttaatcaccgtctgcacgcacttaatcaccattcgcacacattttattaccgttcgcacacacttcaacttagcatcttaaattaatctagaccattaaattattaaattgatgcacaagatctgatctcacgatcttatcTAAACAAGTGATTAATGGATGCACAACATGAGCTTGCTTTGATGGATATattgcaagaatatatatatatggttaaatTGCTAAAGAATAAAAGTTATGTACCGAAATTGCTTGCTTTGAAAATCAAGAATCAAAGTTGAAAATGGcaataattcaataaaataTAAGGCTAAATGtgagaaatattaaaaattaaacttttattaGTACAACAttaatttcacaaaaaaaagacattataaattaaagattgatatatgtataattatatacacacacatttattaataaaattaatctcttatatattcatcatttttttttggaatactattgactctattgactttatatattaattatttatttaactcAAATACTTCTTATATCTTCTAATATAAgttaattaatcatacaaatctgAAGCCAAGCGTGGTATTAGGAGAACATGGAGTGGAGTGGCCTTGGGGCTAGTTAATCCTGGGCTTTCTGTCATATCAATTGGCTCTATGGATGGTCGTTTCATATCAAAGCTTTGAATCAAGCTAGCAAGTGTCAAGTGCACAATATGTAAACCCAGAGTTATACCTGGACACATTCTTCGACCACTACCAAACGGAATTATCTCAAAATTATTGCCCCAGACATCAATATCTTTATGAGTAGTCAAGAATCTCTCTGGCCTAAACTCATTAGGGTCGACCCACACCTTTGGATCGCGATGAATCTTTGCAAGGTTTGGTATTACACGACTGCCTTTCTGAATGTGGTAGCCATTAATGGTGCAGTCTTCTATAGCCTCATGGGGTATAAAGAGTGGACCTGGTGGATGTAAACGTAATGTTTCTTTCACAACAGCTTGGAAGTAAATCAACTGATTTGTGTCAGATTCCTCAATGCCACTATGTTTTCCAATCTTGGTGTCTAGTTCACCTTGGATCATCCTCAACACATCATAATTGTTCAGAACTAAGGAAAGAGCCCATATCAATGTTATGCTAGTTGTATCGGTGGCAGCTACAAGCAAGGTCTATCAAATAAATATTCACATAATTAGTACTTTTCAACGCAATGACAtaagaaaaatgtatttttctttctcaaataataaaaagattttaaaaaaatgtttatgcatACCAAGCAAGTAGATTTGATAAtgacatcattatcaagtccaAGAGGATGAGTTTGGTTGGATGAAGCATCAAATAGAGAAAGCATGGCATCCAtaaagtcttcttcttctttagatttcaaatttctttttcttctgtgcTCCTTAAGCCACCTATCTGCAGCAGAATCCATTTCCTCAGCAGTCTTCCTCATAGCCTTCTCGTACCCTCCCAAGTCCATCCATCTCAGCCATGGAATAAAATCTGACACTGGCATCTCTCCAAACAGCTCAAGAAAGCTCCTAATGGACTTCAACAGTTGGCTTTCTTCTGCCACTTCTTCCTCCCCGAAAAGCATGGCTATGGAGATATTCATAATCAACCTCGAAAACCATTGGCTCATATCCACTACCACCGCCCCAGAAGTTGGATCCTTGTTGTGTGACCAGTGATCAAAGGTACGATTGATGGCTTTTCTTACATGGGATTCCCTCACCTTCCTTAACATCTCAATTCTACGATTAGAGAGCATCTCAAGCAGGACAATCTTTCTGATTTCACGCCAGTACTCCCCGTATGGGGCAATCGCAACCATGGAGTAGTTGTAGCCCATGATTTCAGCTGCCATGAATTTGGGCCGCGTTGCCAGCTCCTTGTCTTTTTCCTTGAAACATTCCTTAGCAACTATCGAATCGCTCACCACCACGACTGGTTGTGAACCCAGTCTCATTCGAAAAATAGGGCCGTATTTATCCGCCATGGACGCCAAGATGAGGTGTGTAGGCGTTTTCCGACCAGCGAGCAGATGGAGATGGCCGATTATAGGCCATGCCCCTGGGACCTCCGGCGCTAGCCTTTTGTGGTTTTTGGGTGAAAGAAATAGCTTGCACGTAAAGAAGAGAAGCACCAAGGTGCAAGCTAAAGTAGGGATGACAATATTGTTGTATAGTAGGGAAGGGAATTCCATGGCTTTGGATACACAAAATATGAACATCTTCTCCCGATTTATAAACAAAACATCACAAGTAGCAAGTTTCAACCATTGAACAATAGTTATTGCGTCCACCCTGCTCCACGGTCCAAAAACGACGAGTAATTTTCTTTTCATGCGATCCAATgcattatacatttttataacttataatgtatattattctaaaatacattattctaactcataaaatacatatcTTATCTTAAAACTTTCATttttctaacacataatatacattattttaagacataaaagtacattattctaactcataaactTCAAAACTTCATTTTGGACGTATTCCAACAATAATTTGCCACTGTTGATTGTTGAATAAGACTGCTGAATGGAAAGAACACAGACAACAACgttgttttgttgttttctcTCCACTTGAAGTCTGTATCAGTCCCTAGAGCAGCTCACTTTTGCTTTTGCAACATTTAACAGTACAGCAACAAGATATGTTACGTCTTTTCATATATCCTTAACCACTCtttttattctatatttttaaaaatttgtattgACCTAacataatttgattaatttagagaaaaaaaaaatgtaacccGCCTGCATGGATCACTTATTTACCTATTTATCTACTCCTATCACCTACCTACTCAACTGTATCAATCAATATCTGTAAGTCCCATGTAAGTAAAAGTGTAGATAAAAGGGTttaatagacttttaaaaactttaaaaaaaaaaataacttttgagttttgacagtAGAATTCTTATACTTGTCAAGTTTTGCTTGTAGCTCTGTTTTGTTCTAATGAAATGTGTAAAGTGTGTGAGTATGGATCAatagataaataataatataaaagaaaGTAATGGGACATAGATTTTATAGTGATTTGGAATAACTTCTTACTTCACTTTTCTCTTTTAACTCGAGGGATTTCACTATGCATTTCAACACAAATACAAGTGATGAATGTAAGAATTTTTCcatacaatataattatatgtggGTGTTCATTATGTTgtgcaagtggactaggcccattaagtCTATATAAAGCCTGTATTGACGTGATGCAACACAGACAATTATATAGCACCTAAAGATATAGTACTCATACTACTTagacaatcgttataccctgcaccacggtgcacatagcaatgtgcaccacgtacgtaaaacgacgtcgttttggtgttagtggacgcgaacgcgaatgactccagagaattcgttatttataatacacataatcattatctagaatacacagaacgtttgcctataatacacagaatgtttgcccagaatacacagaatattgacacacaatacacagaacccatccttctaacattcgaatgcacaaacacatcacaacctgtgttaataacatgaatacacagaatattgacacaaaatacacagaactcatcctcctaaacattcgaatgcacaaacacatcacaacatgtgttactaacatgaatacacataaatgttgtctagaatacacaaaacggttgcctagaatacacagaatgattgcttgaaatacatagaatattaacataaatacagagaccggccgaaacgggaaacatgatttctaaaaaaacagacaattagtttacaatgctcaaaacgacgtcgtttaggtacgtggtgtacattgctatgtgcaccgtggtgcacgatataatttgccctacTTAGAAAataccagtacaccatctaaGGTAGGTTCTGAGTtaagtgtgagacaaaacgGCTAACGCCCTACAGTtctaccgttcaagaggcaACACAATAAGATATCAACTATTGCTAGAGATCAACACAATTTACGCTTCCACTACTACGAGGTTACACAACTATAGAAAAAGGATACTAAGTCGCCCAATCAACGTCGATTTTTGACAAACCAACGttatatgttaataaaataaagcaaaaataatatatatcgaaatgatacttcagttgtgttgaaaataagctgtagtgtatataaaatgaaattgaataacagtttcacatatttgactgtataatgttgaatgaagttgtagttatatcgaaatgatactgtagttgtgttgaaaagaaactgtagtgtatataaaatgaaattgaataacagtttcacatatttgagtgtatattatcc includes:
- the LOC116001386 gene encoding S-adenosylmethionine decarboxylase proenzyme-like encodes the protein MKDTIFREDLEDEERRRVVAMDVEEPSPPPLLPIEGAALSTIHVTPEDGFSYASFEAVGYDLEAVKLSTMIERALGCFEPSEFSIAVHADVAGKLLDQNCSLDVKGYCLGEKSVEEFGVGCGSVIYQKFCGAAFTCCGSPKSVLQSCWKQEDKEEKQ
- the LOC116001740 gene encoding cytochrome P450 82A3-like — its product is MADKYGPIFRMRLGSQPVVVVSDSIVAKECFKEKDKELATRPKFMAAEIMGYNYSMVAIAPYGEYWREIRKIVLLEMLSNRRIEMLRKVRESHVRKAINRTFDHWSHNKDPTSGAVVVDMSQWFSRLIMNISIAMLFGEEEVAEESQLLKSIRSFLELFGEMPVSDFIPWLRWMDLGGYEKAMRKTAEEMDSAADRWLKEHRRKRNLKSKEEEDFMDAMLSLFDASSNQTHPLGLDNDVIIKSTCLTLLVAATDTTSITLIWALSLVLNNYDVLRMIQGELDTKIGKHSGIEESDTNQLIYFQAVVKETLRLHPPGPLFIPHEAIEDCTINGYHIQKGSRVIPNLAKIHRDPKVWVDPNEFRPERFLTTHKDIDVWGNNFEIIPFGSGRRMCPGITLGLHIVHLTLASLIQSFDMKRPSIEPIDMTESPGLTSPKATPLHVLLIPRLASDLYD